A single genomic interval of uncultured Sphaerochaeta sp. harbors:
- a CDS encoding AraC family transcriptional regulator, which translates to MEEIIDSWCWEDHNKVITYDQHNIQGLKNITFSNPSTATPPSPEHYHSDIIEIHCLIKGKRVCHVNNETYTVTGNEMFLTFPFEPHHTSRYHSSPYTFFGLQIDLKDQDHLLGLNVEYSRALYKLLTSCEYRHLRFPASDAQWLKQGFSYISDGNESSKMLGVQFFTSFLFKIQDFIPVKRDQKVIFDSNIKRVIDHIEKQDSENISLQELAAISGYSLSRFKSKFKEVVGFPPASYITLKKLEHAKQLLAHTDLSITQIALDAGFSSSNYFCTKMKNLTSYSPIEYRRASRKNKVEQ; encoded by the coding sequence GTGGAAGAGATTATAGATAGTTGGTGCTGGGAAGATCATAACAAAGTCATAACGTATGACCAGCATAACATCCAAGGGCTGAAAAATATTACATTCTCCAACCCTTCAACAGCAACACCACCTTCGCCTGAACACTATCACTCTGACATTATTGAGATCCATTGCCTGATAAAGGGCAAACGGGTCTGCCATGTCAACAATGAAACATATACGGTTACCGGAAATGAAATGTTTCTTACCTTTCCATTTGAACCTCATCACACATCGAGATATCACTCCAGCCCCTATACCTTTTTTGGTTTGCAGATTGATTTGAAAGACCAGGATCACCTTCTGGGCCTGAATGTAGAGTATAGTCGTGCTCTGTACAAACTTCTCACTTCATGTGAGTATCGTCACCTACGATTCCCTGCAAGCGATGCCCAGTGGCTGAAACAGGGTTTTTCTTATATCAGTGATGGTAATGAATCATCAAAGATGCTTGGGGTACAGTTTTTCACCAGCTTTCTGTTCAAAATTCAAGATTTCATACCCGTGAAACGAGACCAGAAAGTTATTTTCGACAGTAATATCAAACGTGTTATCGACCATATTGAAAAACAGGATTCGGAAAATATCAGTTTACAAGAACTTGCTGCCATTTCTGGTTACTCCTTATCCAGGTTCAAGAGCAAATTCAAGGAAGTTGTGGGTTTTCCCCCTGCCAGTTACATTACGCTGAAAAAACTTGAGCATGCGAAGCAGTTACTTGCTCATACCGATCTCTCCATCACCCAGATAGCGCTGGATGCAGGATTCTCCTCAAGCAACTACTTTTGCACGAAAATGAAGAACCTTACTTCTTACTCTCCTATTGAATACAGGAGAGCATCTCGAAAGAACAAGGTTGAACAATAG
- a CDS encoding alpha-mannosidase: MFTDFSLDKIARQTALLKKVRYREGFTISSLIATEEPEDAAQWSLIKPGKTSTIMKVGDFWKGRDRYLWLHCDVTIPEGYRGRDIVGIFDFGRTGAGYNSGFESLLYVDCVPYQGVDTNHQEVFFKDEHIGRSLALDFRLWSGLEGGGEQEIQYHQIRKAGIYTLDPAIDKLFYLLSDWIEAIKIIPEERVVKHELQALLVETYKKLDFNLPLNSEAFSSSARSTLSFCLRELKNIDNDEKVKVGCIGHTHIDLAWLWRYKHTREKAQRSFSTVQQLMKRYPEYIFLQTQAQLYESVKHDHPALYEDIRAKVASGQWEASGSMWVESDCNIPSGESLTRQILYGKRFFRKEFGVDNNFLWLPDVFGYSWALPQILKKSGIDTFITTKISWNEINRMPHDTFIWVGIDGTEILTHFITTPDEEGVWKFYTYNGHIYPRTLKGIWNTYQDKALNHDLLLSYGYGDGGGGVTRDMLEHLRASKEIPGIPEPYTTRVDEYLEGLHQRLDDERVKPELKRWDKELYLEFHRGTYTSQAYVKYMNRRLELLYRDAEVLSSLRTIATRQWDSERWNSLQRGWKLILKNQFHDIIPGSSISEVYQDTREEYEEAGIIGESAIRSLKRKGDSSIISVVNTTSWNRSGYITIDGCYEIVGENDCPVQYLGSSGSEQTLVWVPNINPLSTIQLKRVGKTGAIRQDSGFTFSDNCLETPFYRITFNESGQISSMMDKNSNRELFFDDANVLQIFEDRPRNHDAWEMEASLDHRKELITNLQTMNVVEAGPLAAKIEFVWVYGSSRIIQNLIVYAKHKRVDFHTVVDWKERSKLLKVAFPVSVHANAARFDIQYGSLERSTHTSTSWDEAQFEVVGHQWADISEYGFGVALMNDSKYGYDIKHGVMRLSLLKGAEYPDPQADVGRHEFTYALYAHEKAWNESELIELAWDLNAPLQVLDGVLMEDELFTISAKGIALDAMKKCEEGDDLIIRIHEMHGGRSNFSLQFSTQIKKWCEASLLEDPIGDWIEHSIIEREVKPFEIVTFRICI, translated from the coding sequence ATGTTCACTGATTTTAGTCTCGATAAAATTGCCAGACAGACGGCGCTCTTGAAAAAGGTGCGCTACCGAGAGGGTTTTACCATTTCCTCTCTTATCGCTACAGAGGAACCTGAGGATGCAGCTCAATGGTCCTTAATCAAGCCTGGTAAGACATCTACCATCATGAAGGTGGGCGATTTCTGGAAAGGGAGGGATCGCTATCTCTGGTTGCACTGTGATGTCACCATTCCTGAAGGATACCGTGGGAGAGATATAGTTGGAATCTTCGATTTTGGACGAACAGGAGCAGGATATAACAGTGGGTTTGAGTCTCTTTTATATGTAGATTGTGTGCCTTATCAAGGGGTGGACACGAACCACCAGGAAGTATTCTTCAAAGATGAGCACATTGGACGGAGTCTTGCGTTGGATTTCCGACTATGGAGCGGTCTTGAAGGAGGGGGTGAGCAAGAAATCCAATACCACCAAATCAGGAAAGCAGGAATCTACACCCTTGATCCAGCAATAGACAAATTGTTTTATCTTCTCTCGGATTGGATTGAAGCTATCAAAATCATCCCAGAAGAACGGGTAGTAAAACATGAGCTGCAGGCTTTACTTGTTGAAACGTATAAAAAACTTGATTTCAATTTGCCTCTCAATTCTGAAGCCTTTTCATCTTCTGCTCGATCAACACTGTCTTTCTGTTTACGAGAGCTTAAGAACATTGATAATGATGAGAAAGTGAAGGTAGGTTGCATAGGGCATACGCATATCGATCTTGCATGGTTATGGAGATATAAGCATACTCGGGAGAAAGCTCAACGCTCTTTCTCTACAGTCCAACAACTTATGAAGCGGTACCCGGAGTATATCTTCCTTCAGACACAAGCCCAGCTGTATGAATCGGTAAAACATGACCATCCGGCCTTGTATGAAGACATTCGAGCAAAAGTTGCTTCCGGGCAGTGGGAAGCCTCAGGGTCGATGTGGGTCGAATCTGACTGCAATATTCCATCAGGTGAGTCTCTGACCAGACAGATACTGTATGGAAAACGTTTCTTCAGAAAAGAGTTTGGGGTTGATAACAATTTCTTGTGGCTTCCAGATGTCTTTGGCTATAGCTGGGCTCTGCCTCAGATTCTAAAGAAATCAGGTATTGATACGTTCATCACCACGAAGATTAGTTGGAACGAGATTAATCGAATGCCTCATGATACGTTTATTTGGGTTGGCATTGATGGAACAGAGATACTGACGCATTTCATTACTACTCCCGATGAGGAAGGAGTCTGGAAGTTCTATACATATAATGGACACATATATCCAAGAACGCTGAAAGGGATTTGGAATACCTATCAAGATAAGGCCCTCAATCACGATCTTCTTCTCTCGTATGGGTATGGAGATGGAGGAGGAGGAGTAACACGCGATATGCTAGAACATCTCCGTGCATCAAAAGAAATTCCAGGAATCCCTGAACCTTACACAACACGGGTGGATGAGTATCTTGAGGGCCTTCATCAGCGTTTAGATGATGAGAGGGTAAAACCTGAGCTGAAAAGATGGGACAAGGAGCTCTATCTAGAATTTCATAGAGGAACGTATACTTCTCAAGCATATGTAAAATATATGAACCGTAGACTTGAATTGCTTTATCGTGATGCTGAAGTGCTCTCCAGTTTGAGAACCATTGCAACAAGACAATGGGATTCGGAACGCTGGAACTCTTTACAGAGAGGCTGGAAATTGATTCTCAAGAACCAATTTCATGATATCATTCCTGGTTCGAGCATCTCTGAAGTATACCAGGACACACGCGAAGAGTATGAAGAGGCAGGTATTATTGGAGAGAGTGCTATCCGTTCATTGAAAAGAAAAGGTGATTCCTCAATCATTTCGGTTGTCAATACAACTTCTTGGAATCGTTCAGGATATATAACAATTGACGGGTGTTATGAAATTGTTGGGGAGAATGACTGTCCTGTCCAGTATTTGGGGAGCTCTGGAAGTGAACAGACATTGGTCTGGGTTCCAAATATAAACCCATTGAGCACTATACAGCTGAAGAGGGTAGGGAAAACCGGTGCAATCAGACAGGATTCTGGATTCACATTCTCAGATAATTGCCTTGAGACTCCATTCTATAGGATTACGTTCAATGAGAGCGGCCAGATTTCTTCGATGATGGACAAGAACAGTAACAGGGAATTATTCTTTGATGATGCAAATGTTTTACAGATCTTTGAAGATCGACCAAGAAATCATGATGCTTGGGAGATGGAAGCGTCCCTGGATCATCGAAAAGAGCTTATTACCAACTTACAGACAATGAACGTGGTTGAAGCAGGCCCGCTGGCAGCAAAGATTGAGTTTGTTTGGGTATATGGATCCTCCAGGATAATCCAGAACCTCATAGTGTATGCGAAGCATAAACGAGTAGATTTCCATACAGTTGTTGACTGGAAAGAGCGGAGCAAGTTGCTTAAGGTTGCATTTCCTGTCTCGGTTCATGCAAATGCTGCAAGATTCGATATTCAATATGGGAGTCTTGAACGATCAACTCATACCAGTACAAGTTGGGATGAAGCACAGTTTGAGGTTGTAGGTCACCAATGGGCTGATATCTCTGAATATGGTTTTGGTGTGGCACTCATGAATGATAGCAAGTATGGGTATGATATCAAGCATGGTGTTATGCGGCTTTCATTGCTAAAAGGTGCAGAGTACCCCGATCCACAGGCTGATGTTGGGAGACATGAGTTCACCTATGCTCTCTATGCACATGAAAAGGCCTGGAATGAGTCCGAACTAATTGAGCTAGCGTGGGATCTGAATGCTCCTTTGCAGGTGCTCGATGGTGTACTTATGGAAGATGAATTGTTTACCATTTCAGCAAAAGGAATTGCTCTCGATGCAATGAAGAAGTGTGAAGAGGGTGATGATCTGATAATTCGTATTCATGAGATGCATGGAGGGCGAAGTAATTTCAGTCTTCAATTCAGTACTCAGATCAAGAAGTGGTGTGAAGCATCATTGCTTGAGGACCCCATTGGTGATTGGATTGAGCATTCAATAATCGAACGTGAGGTAAAACCCTTTGAGATCGTCACGTTTCGGATATGTATATAG
- a CDS encoding glycoside hydrolase family 38 C-terminal domain-containing protein: protein MHKDSLTIHLIGNAHIDILWLWKWEEGVQEIRSTFASVLDRIEEHEDFVFTSACAYYYELVEKIDPLLFGRIQKAVKSGKWCIVGGWWLQPDCNAPSGESFVRQGLYGQTYFSSRFGVIAKHGYNVDSFGHHGNLPQILKKMEIDTYTYMRPGEHEKSIAKSLFQWKGIDGTKVMTFRIPPNYNNASDWGEGLKAKVDGLRVLSEHESIPLMGFYGVGNHGGGPTKENLRTLDTLIDEDNSIGYSDVGRFFSQITTSEGLPIVEGDLQFHAIGCYSAYSMIKRLNNSAEHLLMRTEKMIAVLSAMVEPEKGSYEIVREAWKKVLVNQFHDSLGGCSVPEAYDKVIQSYGWAMESADTLASLSLQKLASRIRTFQSGTTLLVWNPHPWKVTECIDINTVPTSITNENGDEVVYEIVPTNSIGNEYTHAARVCVQAPPLGYVAYRLNDTQSRLDSVQLRSLQYVRTTTNIIEAGNFSCEIDQETGAIVSLINVMNGKEYLGAMGIMPYVVDDISDTWSHALSNYRGKRTPMQLKTFQMVSSGPVSTEYEITYQGEHSFVVLRLKLYQQLDYLDLSTRVLWHEHQKLLQLVIDTPFTDEVVNWKSEIPYGAIARPKNGNEYPVQRWCWIGDIDGDGLLVVNDGVYSASAEKGALRLTLLRSPIFAHHEPAHPRPDLYPQYMEQGEHRFLFRLIPQDGGCSRTNDFGRAALQFNQRQQVLLESIHGGELPLSSSFCELEGDPSLIISTIKRSEADDGWVIRVFESSGQEASGILHLRWLGISKQILLKPFALQTYFVSDTSKSVLECNLLERPSR, encoded by the coding sequence ATGCATAAAGATTCTCTTACAATCCATCTGATTGGCAATGCTCATATTGATATTCTCTGGTTATGGAAATGGGAAGAAGGCGTACAAGAAATACGTTCTACGTTTGCTTCAGTCTTGGATCGAATTGAAGAACATGAAGATTTTGTTTTTACCTCTGCTTGCGCATATTACTATGAGTTGGTTGAAAAAATTGATCCCTTGTTGTTCGGTAGAATACAAAAGGCCGTGAAGAGCGGCAAGTGGTGTATTGTAGGTGGATGGTGGCTCCAACCCGATTGTAATGCTCCCTCAGGAGAATCGTTCGTGCGTCAAGGACTATATGGGCAAACGTATTTTTCTTCTCGGTTTGGAGTAATTGCAAAGCACGGTTATAATGTTGATTCTTTTGGTCACCATGGGAATCTTCCCCAAATACTCAAGAAAATGGAAATTGATACGTACACATACATGCGCCCAGGGGAGCATGAGAAATCGATTGCAAAAAGCCTGTTTCAATGGAAAGGAATTGATGGAACCAAGGTAATGACTTTTCGAATTCCTCCTAACTACAACAATGCCAGTGACTGGGGGGAAGGGCTGAAGGCGAAAGTTGATGGATTGCGGGTTCTATCAGAGCATGAATCTATCCCCTTGATGGGATTCTATGGAGTGGGAAATCATGGTGGCGGGCCTACGAAAGAAAACCTGCGTACACTCGATACCCTTATCGATGAAGACAATTCGATAGGTTATAGCGATGTGGGAAGATTCTTCTCTCAGATTACCACTTCTGAAGGTCTTCCTATTGTAGAAGGAGACCTGCAATTCCATGCAATAGGATGTTACAGTGCATACAGTATGATCAAGCGCTTGAACAACAGTGCTGAGCACCTGTTGATGAGAACCGAAAAAATGATCGCGGTACTTTCAGCAATGGTTGAACCAGAAAAAGGCTCCTATGAGATAGTGAGGGAAGCATGGAAGAAAGTATTGGTCAATCAATTCCATGATTCACTCGGTGGCTGTTCAGTCCCAGAGGCTTACGATAAGGTAATTCAATCGTACGGTTGGGCAATGGAAAGTGCCGATACCTTGGCGTCTTTGAGTCTGCAGAAATTAGCTTCAAGAATACGAACATTTCAAAGTGGAACCACGCTTCTTGTCTGGAATCCCCACCCTTGGAAGGTAACTGAATGCATTGATATAAATACGGTACCGACTTCTATCACCAATGAAAATGGAGATGAAGTTGTCTATGAGATTGTGCCAACCAATTCAATCGGGAATGAATATACCCATGCTGCTCGTGTCTGTGTACAGGCTCCTCCTTTGGGTTACGTTGCATATCGTCTAAACGATACGCAATCAAGGTTGGATTCTGTACAGCTCCGTTCTCTTCAGTATGTGAGAACAACCACTAATATAATTGAGGCTGGTAACTTCTCTTGTGAAATTGATCAAGAGACTGGTGCAATAGTCTCTTTGATAAATGTAATGAATGGGAAGGAGTATCTTGGAGCAATGGGAATCATGCCCTATGTTGTTGATGATATTTCTGATACCTGGTCCCATGCTCTCAGTAATTATCGGGGGAAACGGACACCCATGCAGCTTAAAACCTTCCAGATGGTGTCTTCTGGCCCAGTCTCTACAGAATATGAGATTACCTACCAAGGGGAACATAGCTTTGTGGTACTGAGGCTGAAACTGTACCAGCAGCTAGACTATCTTGATCTTAGTACAAGAGTTCTCTGGCATGAGCACCAGAAATTGTTGCAACTTGTAATAGACACCCCTTTTACCGATGAAGTGGTCAACTGGAAGTCGGAAATTCCCTATGGTGCAATAGCTCGTCCAAAGAATGGTAATGAGTATCCTGTACAGCGATGGTGTTGGATTGGCGATATTGATGGAGATGGGCTCCTTGTGGTAAACGATGGGGTTTATAGTGCAAGTGCAGAAAAAGGTGCCCTACGATTAACATTGCTCAGAAGCCCAATTTTTGCACACCATGAACCCGCACATCCGAGACCTGACCTATATCCACAATACATGGAGCAGGGCGAACATCGGTTCCTGTTCCGCCTTATTCCCCAAGATGGAGGGTGTTCAAGAACAAACGACTTTGGTAGGGCTGCTCTCCAGTTCAATCAAAGACAGCAGGTCTTGCTTGAGTCAATACACGGAGGGGAGTTGCCTCTTTCATCCAGTTTTTGTGAACTCGAAGGAGATCCATCCTTGATTATCTCTACAATAAAGAGAAGTGAAGCTGATGATGGTTGGGTGATTCGTGTCTTTGAATCATCGGGTCAGGAAGCAAGTGGAATCTTGCATCTCCGTTGGCTTGGTATTTCAAAACAGATTCTACTGAAACCTTTTGCATTACAGACCTATTTTGTAAGCGATACCTCAAAGTCCGTTCTTGAGTGCAATTTGTTGGAAAGACCATCACGATAA
- a CDS encoding tetratricopeptide repeat protein, translated as MDNKRFSLVRITWFMLVVLSLLFTGCVASLDAFTSRAIEYQTSKIVEEKAMEHYMGSNYELQPVAYTVPEIILPPSFSPLHVPITPPSNKETDALQQAILEVEQDRKQANTEELTPSLLLAKAYDLPSILQLASLCYHKALQSMGPYDRAELNRLLPSEPDFSGRSGLPLSSELVAMAILYGDSQPFKEALACAAFSYDSGNAVAASNLATALSTTQEEVVPIYRYALSLTLEEGAYTYGSVLPLINLGTALLEKDADEEAKQCFLAALEIDPSSWDAAVGLSSYYWKQGFRLKAKAVLEDAMLDRPLMFAMMKQEAEMLEEVSDVVEVPIDAPDEQYEKAIETIAEQPIMTAAEFISSMDQNERNKIRTFIDYLVPEGSYTPPKIDTILAYGSLQAIRQPNGIAALTDLTESVAMFATKASASYAKDLISDLERMGMNIDLQGINLDELEAHPEKYANAMGGNVQVNGVDQVYAYAGEMEQQAMKAELDLMNNRTDSSLQLATRGDPAMVIFQLNPADYVDPTNVLIQRYNMLQYLIKYNAYGSYLNSLTRKLITNLQGMAQQAGYSLYGLEEQFSGDKCKKAVQTWNDICSAYWNQMTSYASHQYLKKITPYAKAFYEDVFKHVAMISDPEVRQLKDQELRSAIDQAVLAGLEGVLFAYGAFDYYPIQEMCGDDYSRQEAIEQTEQKRQAKNNYEKKRFESGEIPPSSPLFKKLDLYGTDLDIPFVPISGRISVARTDLKLGFNLPTQGSPGFDYQYTKNNFTGKSMHDGSLSYQFGAGKGGAKIEGKLSVTGKIGFNGDGTVSDYGFGAKGEATASYQGTQITATGSVAVDSGGVSFTGDASGSFTTSIPQADAIEIEVTVQRDGSFTINPSLDFDPMGDLITEAAEGVVGSEGAPFIPASSDGLKKVFSGKFER; from the coding sequence ATGGATAATAAGCGGTTTTCTTTGGTACGTATTACATGGTTCATGCTTGTGGTGCTGTCACTACTCTTCACTGGTTGTGTGGCTTCTCTTGATGCTTTTACATCGAGAGCAATTGAATACCAGACTTCGAAGATAGTCGAAGAAAAGGCAATGGAGCACTACATGGGGAGCAACTATGAGCTGCAACCAGTTGCCTATACTGTTCCTGAAATAATACTACCACCTTCCTTCTCTCCCCTACACGTTCCCATCACTCCGCCCAGCAATAAAGAAACAGATGCATTGCAACAGGCAATCCTGGAGGTCGAACAGGACAGAAAGCAAGCAAACACAGAGGAACTCACTCCATCCCTATTGTTAGCCAAGGCCTACGACTTACCCAGTATTCTACAGCTAGCCTCTCTTTGCTACCATAAAGCTCTACAGAGCATGGGTCCATACGATCGTGCTGAACTAAACAGATTACTGCCATCTGAACCTGATTTCTCAGGAAGGTCTGGGCTTCCACTATCCTCGGAGTTGGTTGCAATGGCCATACTCTATGGAGATTCCCAACCATTCAAGGAAGCATTGGCTTGTGCAGCGTTCTCCTATGACAGTGGCAACGCAGTTGCAGCGAGCAATCTCGCCACAGCACTAAGCACAACCCAAGAAGAGGTTGTGCCCATCTACCGATATGCACTCTCCCTTACACTGGAAGAAGGCGCCTATACATACGGAAGCGTTTTGCCCCTCATCAACCTTGGTACTGCTCTGTTGGAAAAAGATGCTGACGAAGAAGCCAAACAGTGTTTCCTTGCTGCACTCGAGATCGACCCATCTTCCTGGGATGCTGCAGTAGGACTTTCATCATACTACTGGAAACAGGGGTTCCGCCTGAAAGCCAAGGCAGTACTCGAGGATGCCATGTTGGACCGTCCTCTCATGTTTGCAATGATGAAACAAGAAGCTGAGATGCTGGAAGAGGTTTCCGATGTAGTTGAAGTTCCTATTGATGCCCCAGATGAGCAATATGAAAAAGCTATCGAGACAATCGCCGAACAACCAATTATGACAGCAGCTGAGTTTATCTCCTCCATGGATCAGAATGAGCGAAACAAGATCAGGACTTTCATCGACTACCTGGTACCAGAAGGGAGCTATACTCCCCCAAAGATTGATACTATTCTGGCCTATGGCTCCTTGCAGGCAATACGTCAGCCCAACGGCATTGCAGCCCTCACCGACCTCACAGAATCCGTGGCAATGTTTGCCACAAAGGCATCAGCCTCATACGCAAAAGATCTCATATCCGACCTTGAGCGAATGGGAATGAATATTGATCTCCAGGGCATCAATCTCGATGAACTTGAAGCACATCCAGAAAAATATGCCAATGCAATGGGTGGCAATGTACAGGTAAACGGAGTGGATCAGGTATATGCGTATGCTGGAGAAATGGAACAACAGGCAATGAAGGCCGAACTCGATCTTATGAACAACAGGACTGATTCCAGCCTACAGCTCGCAACCAGGGGTGATCCTGCCATGGTCATCTTCCAACTCAACCCTGCTGACTATGTAGATCCTACCAATGTTCTGATCCAACGCTACAACATGCTCCAGTACCTGATAAAATACAATGCCTACGGATCGTACCTGAATTCGCTAACCAGAAAACTCATAACAAATTTGCAAGGAATGGCACAGCAAGCCGGATATAGCCTGTATGGACTCGAAGAACAATTCAGTGGGGATAAGTGCAAGAAAGCAGTCCAGACGTGGAACGACATATGTTCTGCATACTGGAACCAGATGACCAGCTACGCTTCCCACCAGTACCTCAAGAAAATTACCCCCTATGCAAAAGCATTCTATGAAGATGTATTCAAGCATGTGGCTATGATCAGCGACCCAGAGGTCCGACAGCTAAAGGATCAGGAGCTTCGTTCAGCCATTGACCAAGCAGTACTGGCAGGCCTGGAAGGTGTTCTCTTTGCCTACGGTGCATTCGATTACTACCCGATCCAGGAAATGTGTGGTGATGACTACTCACGACAGGAGGCAATCGAGCAAACAGAACAGAAGAGACAAGCGAAGAACAACTATGAAAAGAAACGCTTTGAATCGGGAGAGATTCCTCCCTCATCCCCTCTGTTCAAGAAACTCGACTTATATGGGACTGACCTCGATATCCCGTTCGTACCGATTTCAGGGCGAATTTCAGTCGCACGAACCGATCTTAAACTTGGTTTCAATCTTCCCACACAAGGAAGCCCTGGATTCGACTACCAGTACACGAAGAATAATTTCACCGGAAAAAGTATGCATGATGGCTCTCTCTCCTATCAATTTGGTGCAGGAAAAGGAGGAGCAAAAATTGAAGGCAAGCTCTCTGTAACAGGAAAAATCGGGTTCAACGGGGACGGTACGGTCAGTGACTATGGATTTGGAGCAAAAGGAGAAGCTACTGCCAGTTACCAAGGAACCCAGATAACAGCGACCGGTTCTGTGGCAGTAGACAGTGGAGGTGTTTCCTTCACAGGGGACGCCTCAGGCTCGTTTACTACATCGATTCCACAAGCTGATGCAATCGAGATTGAGGTTACGGTACAGAGAGATGGATCCTTCACGATAAATCCCAGTCTTGACTTCGACCCAATGGGAGACCTCATCACAGAGGCTGCAGAAGGGGTGGTGGGAAGTGAAGGAGCTCCCTTCATTCCTGCCAGCAGCGATGGACTGAAGAAGGTATTCAGTGGGAAATTTGAGAGGTGA
- a CDS encoding PTS sugar transporter subunit IIA, whose amino-acid sequence MKLKSILSPPLVKMHLEGKTKEEIIRELLEILVTNGKITDVETVFSGIMAREKEMSTGIQHGVAIPHVKTKAVKNLVACIGLKPEGVDFQALDGEPSTIFIMTVSPIDRVGPHVQFLAEISKVIKTADTRKRLLETKTPKEVLEVFGL is encoded by the coding sequence ATGAAATTAAAAAGCATATTATCGCCTCCCCTCGTTAAAATGCATCTGGAGGGAAAAACAAAGGAAGAGATAATCAGGGAACTGCTGGAAATCCTGGTCACCAATGGGAAAATCACCGATGTGGAAACTGTTTTTTCCGGAATCATGGCAAGGGAAAAAGAGATGTCTACCGGAATTCAGCACGGAGTTGCCATTCCCCATGTAAAAACCAAAGCAGTCAAAAACCTGGTGGCGTGTATCGGTTTAAAACCTGAGGGGGTCGATTTTCAAGCTCTCGACGGGGAACCGAGTACGATATTTATTATGACGGTATCTCCCATAGACCGCGTTGGACCCCATGTACAGTTCCTCGCCGAGATCAGTAAAGTTATAAAAACCGCTGATACCCGTAAGCGTTTGCTTGAAACAAAGACGCCGAAAGAAGTCTTGGAAGTATTCGGCCTGTAG